The following coding sequences lie in one Aspergillus puulaauensis MK2 DNA, chromosome 3, nearly complete sequence genomic window:
- a CDS encoding uncharacterized protein (COG:S;~EggNog:ENOG410PFA6;~InterPro:IPR031468;~TransMembrane:1 (i7-31o);~go_function: GO:0008289 - lipid binding [Evidence IEA]), which produces MGLFNVLFVYLLGGLTFIPLVLSLSLLYSYLVLPPPSPQSKRASDSADTPINHPDDDQYSLRSRTDELAEKFYRTHDTDVAAGYFVVCREYVPGGVNGKPPERTTPAGEVIAAESPSVYQTMYRSLFDRKQAPTIEPARNTAKNGKRARNMFYIVLRHGHLMLYDDANQVEVRYVISLAHHDVSIYGGDGEIPEGELWLKKNAISLSRRLDSLGDLGGPTPPFFFFSENLSDKEDFYFAMLQNQTKMGHSSDRPPKHQDFDMKHIVGLVQRLHSSEEQLQTRWINAVLGRVFLALYRTPEMEEFVRTKIIKKISRVNKPNFISKIGLRSIDMGNGAPFIINPRLKDLTVDGDCCVETDVQYTGNFRVEISATVRIDLGQRFKAREVDIVLAVVLKKLEGHLLIRFKPPPSNRAWVSFELMPNMVMDIEPIVSSKQITYGIILRTIENKIREMVAESVVLPFWDDVPFLDTLTQRFRGGIWQREPSGPDSTVDIPDESGTRPQMPEGSEDSTVKVLQSKDDRTMSAPALSESVTNSARPRKKSALPEDTEKGSSTALPSPIGKTAGSPPRVIRSRTFSNTANPVLTADHGKMDGILSDFRNEERSNASSAMAEISSRSPATPTKISSSSPPADTHSISEAVHHSRESSIADSLESARETGSDAHKRPSSVHASEPIMNLGGIISRSTSSLNSSKTRRSSILEGSTSSTASLMDPDKKSQSTLSLGTATSMAKKWGWNMLGRGESNTGEGLGMPRSAGTPTEPFGRGHPLPPPGTPLPTPAKVNNKRTSVSIPKRKPVPATLQEQDSLDDNGKPQNSQFLRRKPVLGLNDGVNRSDELLVIEAPYDSGPNSPADFASASCLPKSMVDVSQDPVQDDAEIQSPQHKAEGHDATLDGSSNINPPGRGGSNPREHPVTKHTLL; this is translated from the exons ATGGGGCTCTTCAACGTTCTCTTTGTCTATCTCCTCGGCGGACTCACCTTCATCCCGCTGGTCCTGTCGTTATCCCTTCTCTACTCCTATCTCGTCCTCCCTCCGCCTTCCCCGCAATCCAAACGCGCCAGCGATTCCGCCGATACCCCCATCAATCACCCAGATGACGATCAATACAGCCTTCGGTCAAGAACAGACGAGTTAGCGGAGAAATTTTATCGCACCCATGATACAGATGTCGCTGCGGGATACTTTGTGGTTTGTCGCGAATATGTCCCAGGTGGTGTCAATGGAAAGCCCCCCGAGAGGACTACACCAGCGGGAGAGGTAATCGCTGCGGAGAGCCCGAGCGTTTACCAGACCATGTACAGGAGTCTTTTTGACCGGAAACAAGCCCCGACAATTGAACCGGCAAGAAATACGGCGAAGAATGGCAAAAGGGCACGGAATATGTTTTACATTGTGCTTAG GCATGGCCACTTGATGCTCTATGATGATGCAAACCAGGTGGAGGTGAGATATGTCATCTCGCTAGCTCATCACGATGTGAGCATCTATGGCGGAGATGGGGAAATCCCCGAAGGTGAACTCTGGTTGAAGAAAAATGCCATCAGCCTCTCGCGGAGGCTTGACTCACTTGGTGACCTTGGAGGCCCGACCccgcctttctttttcttctcggaGAATCTGTCAGACAAAGAGGATTTCTATTTTGCCATGCTCCAGAATCAGACGAAGATGGGACATTCTTCCGATCGTCCACCCAAGCATCAGGATTTCGACATGAAGCATATAGTTGGATTAGTTCAGCGCTTGCATTCATCGGAGGAACAGCTACAGACGCGGTGGATCAATGCCGTTCTCGGTCGAGTTTTCCTCGCCTTGTACCGGACTCCAGAGATGGAGGAATTTGTCCGGACAAAAATCATTAAGAAGATATCCCGTGTGAACAAGCCAAATTTTATTAGCAAGATAGGTCTTCGAAGTATCGACATGGGGAATGGTGCGCCCTTCATCATAAACCCAAGACTCAAAGACCTTACtgtggatggggattgctGTGTTGAAACTGACGTTCAGTATACGGGTAACTTCCGCGTGGAGATCTCGGCCACCGTACGCATCGACCTAGGGCAGCGTTTCAAGGCGAGGGAAGTTGACATTGTTTTGGCAGTAGTGCTGAAAAAGCTAGAAGGACATTTGTTAATAAGGTTCAAGCCCCCGCCGAGCAATAGAGCGTGGGTATCGTTCGAGTTAATGCCCAATATGGTGATGGATATCGAACCGATTGTCAGCTCGAAGCAAATCACATATGGTATCATCCTGCGGACCATCGAGAACAAGATACGTGAAATGGTAGCAGAGAGCGTGGTGTTACCTTTTTGGGATGACGTTCCCTTCTTGGATACGTTAACACAGCGATTCCGTGGTGGGATTTGGCAGCGAGAACCATCTGGACCTGATTCGACCGTTGATATCCCCGATGAATCCGGAACTCGGCCCCAAATGCcggaaggaagcgaagacaGCACAGTTAAAGTATTGCAGTCGAAGGATGACCGTACTATGAGTGCACCGGCTCTTTCTGAATCGGTCACCAACTCTGCAAGGCCCCGCAAGAAGTCAGCCCTCCCAGAAGACACAGAAAAAGGTTCTTCGACTGCGTTGCCCTCTCCAATTGGAAAGACAGCAGGCTCGCCACCACGAGTAATCCGTTCTCGAACATTCTCAAATACCGCCAATCCGGTATTGACCGCTGATCATGGAAAAATGGATGGGATCCTGTCTGATTTCAGGAATGAAGAAAGGAGCAATGCCTCTAGTGCGATGGCTGAAATATCTAGCCGGTCTCCTGCCACACCAACTAAGATATCCAGCAGTTCGCCCCCGGCTGATACCCATAGCATTTCAGAAGCTGTGCATCACAGCCGCGAATCATCTATAGCTGATTCTCTTGAGAGCGCAAGGGAAACCGGCAGTGATGCGCATAAACGTCCATCCTCAGTCCACGCAAGTGAACCTATTATGAACCTGGGAGGTATCATCAGTCGTTCGACCTCGTCATTAAACAGCAGTAAAACACGTCGGTCTTCGATCCTAGAAGGCTCAACTAGCTCAACTGCTTCCTTGATGGATCCAGACAAAAAGTCCCAGAGCACGCTATCACTAGGCACAGCGACCTCGATGGCTAAGAAGTGGGGATGGAACATGCTTGGACGAGGGGAATCGAATACAGGTGAGGGACTGGGAATGCCGCGATCTGCCGGAACTCCGACGGAGCCATTTGGGCGTGGGCatccgcttcctcctccggGAACTCCTCTGCCAACTCCTGCAAAGGTCAATAACAAGAGGACTTCTGTCTCGATTCCGAAGCGTAAACCTGTGCCGGCAACTCTCCAGGAGCAGGACTCATTAGATGACAACGGAAAACCGCAAAACTCACAATTTCTCCGTCGAAAACCAGTACTTGGCCTAAACGATGGTGTAAATCGATCCGATGAATTGCTCGTTATCGAAGCTCCTTACGACTCGGGGCCCAACAGCCCGGCCGACTTCGCCTCGGCCTCGTGTCTGCCAAAATCAATGGTCGATGTTTCTCAAGATCCAGTCCAAGATGATGCTGAAATCCAGTCGCCGCAACACAAAGCAGAAGGGCATGATGCCACACTTGACGGATCGTCAAATATCAATCCCCCGGGCCGTGGTGGGAGTAATCCAAGGGAACACCCAGTCACTAAACACACCTTGTTGTGA
- the TAF12 gene encoding putative transcription initiation factor TFIID subunit 12 (COG:K;~EggNog:ENOG410PFPR;~InterPro:IPR009072,IPR003228,IPR037794;~PFAM:PF03847;~go_component: GO:0000124 - SAGA complex [Evidence IEA];~go_component: GO:0005669 - transcription factor TFIID complex [Evidence IEA];~go_component: GO:0046695 - SLIK (SAGA-like) complex [Evidence IEA];~go_function: GO:0046982 - protein heterodimerization activity [Evidence IEA];~go_process: GO:0006352 - DNA-templated transcription, initiation [Evidence IEA]) — protein sequence MEGTQAPGPQPGVPQHSNLIRTDQVQKLPHLNDQQKVQHTQLVRSFWEILNTCDPQSSEYQQAHSRLSQLSQSLMKGMRMFQQNRQLQHQQMQAASAAAPNQPVQRSQSVNPQNFAQLFPQIQQKVNSLQLFLPPNISSEQAGTWLPEAKLRYGIALQKQEIGRARLSELRQQISQRQNAGSMTQEEMQEYKNRQVQADKLFREGSEFLAKFKDQQDVFKAQQQRAGTQHPAQQLPQPGGARPATTAPTAPAGSTTAPTAVHSGQAPTPAAHTINSAVNAARNQAAQATMSPTGSQPGQAPPNQGTAPAAAVSTGTPQQQQQPQQQQQQQQQQQQQPPQPQLQTQQNNPTFSQASASDGSTPAAPTTQGATVQGPPRPLSQQAAMAQAAQSYSNNNNANGANSVNAGQQQNLNQGGANSHAHPQGYIQNRPTENSARNINMVIPKNLNVPPPKPVPMAPDRPTLSSGPSHGAMGMMGQPAIQKHPGYVLEGEGQRVLSKKMLDVLVRQVTGGGEGEGLTPDAEEFMLQMADDFVDDVITAACRLAKLRQSSSLEIKDIQLVLERNYNMRISGFSTDDLRTVKKPQPTQGWTQKMSAIQAAKVTQGKAE from the exons ATGGAGGGTACTCAGGCCCCAGGCCCTCAGCCCGGAGTGCCTCAGCACTCAAATCTCATTCGAACGGATCaggtgcaaaaactacctcATCTCAACGACCAGCAGAAGGTCCAGCACACCCAGTTGGTGCGGAGCTTCTGGGAAATCCTCAATACTTGTGATCCACAATCTTCGGAATACCAGCAAGCACACTCGAGGCTGTCGCAACTTTCACAATCCCTCATGAAAGGTATGCGGATGTTCCAACAGAATCGACAGTTACAACATCAGCAAATGCAGGCGGCCTCCGCTGCAGcccccaaccaaccagtCCAACGATCGCAGTCCGTGAACCCTCAGAATTTCGCACAACTATTCCCTCAAATTCAACAAAAGGTCAATTCACTGCAACTCTTTCTTCCACCCAATATTTCCAGTGAACAGGCAGGCACATGGCTCCCAGAGGCTAAACTTCGGTACGGTATCGCGCTCCAGAAACAGGAGATTGGACGAGCCCGTTTGAGTGAGCTACGCCAACAGATCAGCCAACGCCAAAATGCGGGGAGCATGACACAAGAGGAGATGCAAGAATATAAAAACCGCCAGGTTCAGGCCGATAAACTTTTTCGCGAAGGTAGCGAGTTCTTAGCAAAGTTCAAAGATCAACAAGACGTGTTTAAAGCGCAACAACAGAGGGCGGGAACACAACACCCAGCACAACAACTTCCACAGCCGGGCGGCGCTAGGCCGGCAACAACAGCTcccacagctccagcaggcTCAACGACAGCGCCTACAGCGGTCCATTCCGGACAAGCACCAACTCCAGCAGCCCATACCATTAATTCTGCTGTAAACGCTGCGCGAAATCAAGCTGCACAAGCAACAATGTCTCCAACAGGTTCGCAACCAGGTCAGGCACCACCTAATCAGGGTACCGcacctgctgcagctgtttcCACGGGtacaccacaacaacaacagcagccgcagcagcaacaacaacagcaacagcaacagcaacaacaacccccgcaGCCGCAATTGCAGACACAACAGAATAATCCAACATTCAGTCAAGCTTCTGCATCGGACGGGTCTACGCCGGCTGCTCCTACCACGCAGGGTGCGACTGTACAGGGGCCACCTCGTCCGTTATCCCAGCAAGCAGCCATGGCACAAGCTGCACAAAGCTAttccaacaacaacaacgccAATGGTGCCAACAGTGTGAACGCGGGCCAGCAACAAAACTTGAATCAGGGTGGCGCCAACAGCCACGCTCACCCTCAAGGGTATATCCAGAACCGACCAACCGAGAATTCGGCCCGGAACATCAACATGGTGATCCCAAAAAATCTCAATGTTCCCCCTCCAAAGCCAGTTCCCATGGCACCCGATCGGCCCACCTTGTCTAGTGGCCCTAGCCACGGCGCCATGGGCATGATGGGCCAGCCCGCAATACAGAAACACCCCGGCTATGTTCTTGAAGGCGAAGGCCAGCGTGTTCTTAGCAAAAAGATGCTCGACGTCTTAGTCCGCCAGGTAACCGGTGgaggtgaaggtgaaggGCTCACTCCAGATGCTGAAGAG TTCATGCTTCAAATGGCCGACGACTTTGTCGATGATGTGATTACCGCTGCCTGCCGCCTCGCTAAGCTTCGCCAGTCATCCAGTCTTGAAATCAAGGACATACAGCTTGTTCTGGAACGAAACTACAACATGCGCATTTCAGGATTCTCCACTGATGATCTCCGTACTGTCAAAAAGCCACAACCAACTCAGGGCTGGACGCAGAAGATGTCGGCCATCCAAGCTGCCAAGGTGACTCAGGGCAAAGCAGAATAA
- the SLA2 gene encoding putative cytoskeleton assembly control protein Sla2 (BUSCO:EOG09261A3K;~COG:Z;~EggNog:ENOG410PHTB;~InterPro:IPR013809,IPR030224,IPR035964,IPR011417, IPR002558,IPR008942;~PFAM:PF01608,PF07651;~go_function: GO:0003779 - actin binding [Evidence IEA];~go_function: GO:0005543 - phospholipid binding [Evidence IEA];~go_function: GO:0030276 - clathrin binding [Evidence IEA];~go_process: GO:0006897 - endocytosis [Evidence IEA]): MSRTEADLAINIRKATSIEETAPKRKHVRSCIVYTWDHKSSAAFWAGMKVQPVLADEVQTFKALITLHKVLQEGHPIVIREAQQHANWIDSLMRGVGGDGLRGYGPLIREYVFYLESKLAFHRNHPEFNGLFEYEEYISLKTINDPNEGYETITDLMGLQDQIDAFQKLIFSHFQSGTHNECRISALVALVQESYGIYKFITSMLRAMHTATGDADALSPLHGRYDAQHHRLVRFYYECSNLRYLTSLITIPKLPQDPPNLLVDDEERPALPRRPVKEVEPTPSPPPKPVTAEPEPINDFWSTEARRQQEEFEAEQQRLQQLWEEQQRQQLLAQQQAQHDFEDQQRLQAEQQRLAQEQLMREQYQSHTQGRLAELEQENLNARAQYERDQLMLQQYDRRVKDLEEQMNQLTSNLNLQSASKDEQIRSLQDQVNTWRSKYEALAKLYSQLRQEHLDLLQTTKSLKLKAASAQEAIERREKLERELKTKNLELADMIRERDRALHDRDRLTGSNKDELEKVKRELRFALERAENAERQKGTEISSLLSKYNREMADLEESLRNKTRALEEYSTNNEMRNGDQEVALQEKEAELEAMQAAMDEALLELEELKLNQGDTDTALDTQIDHVLHGTVSKINDIIDSVLQTGVQRVDDALYELDSTMQAGNQNASPPYVLSQIEKASASATEFSTAFNNYISDGPSSPHAEIIRTVSNFSGAVADVLSNTKGLTRFANDDKSADQLINAARKSAQGTVRFFRGLQSFRLEGLEALQKADVVINNNSEVQRDLQALSKLVDAFAPKSTRLQTNGDLGDLVDQELTKAADAIDAAVKRLANLKSKPRDGFSTYELKINDAILEAAIAVTGAIAELIKAATASQQEIVREGRGSSSKTAFYKKNNRWTEGLISAAKAVASSTNTLIETADGVISGRNSPEQLIVASNDVAASTAQLVAASRVKATFMSKTQDRLETASKAVGKACRALVRQVQDIIAEKNRDENETVDYAKLSSHEFKVQEMEQQVEILQLENSLARARTRLGEMRKISYQED; this comes from the exons ATGAGTCG CACGGAGGCTGATCTGGCGATAAACATTCGCAAGGCCACGAGCATCG AGGAGACCGCCCCTAAAC GAAAACATGTTCGAAGCTGTATTGTTTATACATGGGACCACAAGTCGTCTGCCGCGTTCTGGGCCGGGATGAAGGT ACAACCGGTTCTCGCCGACGAAGTCCAAACATTCAAGGCTCTTATCACTCTACATAAGGTCCTGCAGGAGGGCCATCCGATAGTAATCCGCGAGGCGCAGCAGCATGCCAATTGGATCGATAGCTTGAtgaggggggttggaggagatggtctTCGAG GCTACGGTCCCTTGATTAGAGAATATGTTTTCTACTTGGAGTCCAAGTTGGCTTTCCACCGGAATCACCCCGAGTTCAACG GATTATTTGAGTACGAGGAATATATTAGCTTGAAGACGATCAATGATCCTAATGAAGG TTATGAAACCATAACCGATCTGATGGGTCTGCAGGATCAGATCGATGCTTTCCAGAAACTGATCTTTTCACACTTTCAATCTGGCACGCACAACGAATGCCGAATTTCTGCGTTGGTTGCTCTTGTGCAAGAGAGCTACGGAATCTATAAGTTTATCACCAGCATGCTCAGGGCAATGCACACAG CAACGGGCGATGCCGATGCACTTTCCCCCTTACATGGCCGTTACGACGcccaacaccaccgactCGTCCGATTCTACTACGAATGCTCCAATCTACGTTACCTAACCAGCCTTATCACAATTCCAAAGCTTCCACAGGATCCACCGAATTTATTGgtagacgatgaagagcggCCAGCCTTGCCCAGGAGGCCGgtcaaggaggttgagcCGACACCGTCGCCTCCACCAAAACCTGTGACTGCTGAACCAGAACCCATCAACGATTTCTGGAGCACCGAAGCCCGGCGTCAGCAGGAGGAATTTGAAGCGGAGCAGCAACGTCTCCAACAGCTGTGGGAAGAGCAGCAACGACAACAGCTCCTtgcccagcagcaggctcagcACGATTTCGAAGACCAACAGCGTCTACAAGCGGAGCAACAGCGGCTTGCTCAGGAACAACTTATGCGCGAGCAATACCAGAGCCATACTCAGGGTCGGTTGGCTGAATTAGAGCAGGAGAACTTGAATGCTCGTGCGCAATATGAGCGAGACCAACTGATGCTCCAGCAATATGACCGCCGTGTCAAAGATCTCGAAGAACAGATGAACCAGTTGACATCGAATTTGAACCTGCAGAGTGCCTCGAAGGACGAACAAATTAGATCTCTTCAGGACCAAGTCAACACGTGGAGGAGCAAGTATGAAGCTTTGGCGAAACTTTACTCTCAGCTTCGTCAGGAGCATCTAGATCTGCTTCAAACAACAAAGAGCCTCAAACTGAAAGCAGCATCTGCCCAGGAGGCAATCGAGCGACGCGAGAAATTAGAGCGCGAACTTAAGACCAAGAACCTTGAGTTAGCTGACATGATCCGGGAGCGGGACCGCGCTCTGCATGACAGGGATCGCTTGACTGGAAGCAACAAGGATGAACTTGAGAAGGTTAAGCGTGAGCTTCGTTTCGCTCTTGAGCGCGCAGAAAATGCCGAACGTCAAAAAGGAACCGAAATCTCATCCCTGCTATCCAAGTATAACAGAGAAATGGCTGACCTGGAGGAGTCGCTTCGA AATAAAACGCGCGCCTTGGAGGAATATAGTACAAATAATGAGATGCGAAATGGTGATCAGGAGGTTGCGCTTcaggagaaagaagcagagcttGAGGCGATGCAGGCTGCCATGGACGAAGCCCTTCTAGAGCTtgaggagctgaagctg AACCAAGGTGATACCGATACAGCATTAGATACTCAAATTGACCATGTCTTGCACGGCACAGTCTCGAAAATCAACGATATAATTGATTCTGTGCTCCAGACCGGCGTGCAACGTGTTGATGACGCACTTTATGAGCTCGACTCAACTATGCAAGCTGGTAACCAGAATGCATCTCCCCCCTACGTTCTCTCGCAGATCGAGAAGGCGTCCGCGTCTGCCACTGAATTTTCTACTGCTTTTAACAATTATATCAGTGATGGCCCTAGTAGCCCGCATGCTGAAATTATTAGGACAGTGTCTAATTTctctggtgctgttgctgatgtcCTCAGCAATACGAAGGGGCTGACTCGCTTTGCGAACGACGACAAGAGCGCTGATCAACTGATCAATGCCGCCCGCAAGTCTGCCCAAGGCACTGTTCGGTTTTTCCGAGGACTACAGTCTTTCCGCCTCGAAGGCCTGGAAGCCCTTCAGAAGGCTGATGTTGTCATCAATAACAACTCCGAAGTTCAAAGAGACTTGCAGGCTCTGTCAAAGCTCGTTGATGCTTTTGCACCAAAAAGCACTCGGCTCCAGACAAACGGAGACCTGGGCGACTTGGTGGACCAAGAACTTACAAAGGCCGCGGACGCCATTGATGCCGCTGTCAAACGGCTCGCGAACCTTAAAAGCAAACCCCGTGATGGATTTTCTACTTACGAACTCAAAATCAACGATGCGATTTTGGAAGCTGCAATTGCAGTGACAGGGGCAATCGCCGAACTCATTAAGGCTGCCACAGCGTCCCAGCAGGAGATTGTTCGCGAAGGACGTGGCAGTTCCTCCAAGACTGCATTTTACAAGAAAAATAACCGGTGGACGGAGGGCCTTATTTCCGCGGCAAAGGCCGttgcctcctcgaccaaTACGTTGATCGAGACTGCGGACGGTGTGATTTCTGGACGCAACTCCCCCGAACAGCTTATCGTGGCCAGTAATGATGTTGCAGCCAGCACAGCGCAGTTAGTAGCTGCTAGCCGTGTCAAGGCTACTTTCATGAGCAAAACCCAAGATCGGCTGGAGACTGCCAGTAAAGCTGTTGGCAAAGCTTGCAGGGCTCTTGTACGACAGGTACAGGACATCATTGCTGAGAAGAACcgggatgagaatgagaCAGTGGACTACGCTAAACTCAGCTCGCACGAGTTTAAGGTGCAAGAAATGGAGCAACAG GTCGAAATCCTCCAGCTTGAGAATTCCCTCGCTCGCGCCAGGACACGCCTGGGAGAAATGCGCAAGATTTCGTACCAGGAGGATTAG